A stretch of the Streptomyces sp. NBC_00078 genome encodes the following:
- a CDS encoding diaminobutyrate--2-oxoglutarate transaminase family protein — protein sequence MSATARGVHEGILRRQSARESAARTYARALPIVPVRARGLTIEGADGRRYLDCLSGAGTLALGHNHPVVLEAIRKVLDSGAPLHVLDLATPVKDAFVTELFRTLPSGLADHARVQFCGPAGTDAVEAALKLVRTATGRAGIMAFTGAYHGMTAGALEASGDASHTRVARLPYPQDYRCPFGIGGPQGAELAARWTESVLDDPKSGVPHPAGMILEPVQGEGGVIPAPDAWMRRMREITAARSIPLIADEVQTGVGRTGAFWAVEHSGITPDVMVLSKAIGGSLPLAVVVYREDLDVWEPGTHAGTFRGNQLAMAAGTATLTYVRENRLAERAATLGSHLLNQLATLAGEFPCIGEVRGRGLMIGVEFVGGEAGGGGFGGKEAGHGGFGCGEPGWRGLSGTGSSDGADVPSPEPVGVLDGGVTEAAMRGPGADGPRPAAPELAAAVQRECLRRGLIVELGGRHASVVRLLPPLTISDEQAAAVLDRLADAVETAAREFGSGRARAGTTTHAATRL from the coding sequence GTGTCCGCGACGGCGCGGGGCGTGCACGAGGGGATCCTCCGGCGCCAGTCGGCGCGCGAATCGGCGGCGCGCACCTATGCGCGCGCCCTGCCGATCGTGCCCGTGCGGGCCCGGGGACTGACCATCGAGGGTGCCGACGGCCGCCGCTACCTCGACTGCCTCTCCGGCGCCGGAACGCTCGCCCTCGGCCACAATCACCCCGTCGTGCTGGAGGCCATCCGGAAGGTCCTCGACTCGGGTGCCCCGCTGCACGTCCTCGACCTGGCGACACCCGTCAAGGACGCCTTCGTCACCGAGCTGTTCCGCACCCTGCCGTCCGGACTCGCCGACCACGCGCGCGTGCAGTTCTGCGGACCGGCGGGAACCGACGCCGTGGAGGCCGCGCTCAAGCTGGTCCGCACCGCGACCGGCCGCGCCGGAATCATGGCCTTCACCGGCGCCTACCACGGCATGACCGCCGGAGCGCTCGAAGCATCCGGGGACGCCTCACACACGCGGGTCGCGCGCCTGCCCTATCCGCAGGACTACCGCTGCCCGTTCGGCATCGGCGGCCCACAGGGCGCCGAACTCGCGGCCCGCTGGACCGAGTCCGTCCTCGACGACCCCAAGTCCGGTGTACCGCACCCCGCCGGCATGATCCTCGAACCCGTCCAGGGGGAGGGCGGGGTGATTCCCGCGCCGGACGCGTGGATGCGGCGCATGCGGGAGATCACGGCGGCCCGCTCCATCCCGCTGATCGCCGACGAAGTCCAGACGGGAGTCGGACGTACGGGCGCCTTCTGGGCGGTGGAGCACAGCGGCATCACCCCCGACGTGATGGTGCTCTCCAAGGCCATCGGCGGCAGCCTTCCCCTTGCCGTGGTGGTCTACCGCGAGGACCTCGACGTCTGGGAACCCGGCACCCACGCAGGCACCTTCCGCGGCAACCAACTCGCCATGGCCGCAGGTACGGCCACCCTGACCTACGTCCGCGAAAACCGCCTGGCCGAACGAGCGGCGACCCTCGGATCTCACCTGCTGAACCAACTCGCGACTCTGGCCGGGGAGTTCCCGTGCATCGGAGAAGTGCGAGGGCGGGGGCTGATGATCGGGGTGGAGTTCGTGGGTGGTGAGGCGGGTGGTGGGGGCTTTGGTGGCAAGGAGGCCGGTCACGGGGGCTTTGGTTGCGGGGAGCCCGGATGGAGGGGGCTGAGTGGTACGGGATCCAGTGATGGGGCCGATGTGCCGTCACCCGAGCCGGTTGGGGTTCTTGACGGCGGGGTGACTGAGGCAGCGATGCGAGGTCCCGGCGCGGACGGCCCGCGCCCCGCTGCTCCCGAACTCGCCGCCGCCGTCCAACGGGAGTGCCTGCGACGTGGCCTGATCGTCGAGTTGGGTGGCCGACATGCGAGCGTCGTGCGGCTGCTCCCACCACTGACGATCAGCGACGAACAGGCAGCAGCGGTACTCGACCGACTGGCCGACGCGGTGGAGACGGCAGCCCGCGAGTTCGGGAGCGGTCGGGCAAGGGCCGGTACGACCACTCACGCAGCCACGCGCTTATAG
- a CDS encoding IucA/IucC family siderophore biosynthesis protein — MERVQGREQERVPEQRKAPVAEFPRRVRADLLEHSDPGTAAEVAAVENLLRCWVRESGIQAPDDGTLRIPLRASGTALCAPVHYWSPTGWHRFGLPSLADAPEQSPPADAVTVAALLARETPERGYDTPAQSVAPGAATGLGGLPLASSGSVTVTGSTAPAPVSAPMTSTPPAPGAEPAKTTGTPWALAPGPAATTGAPFPRASMSAPPARPPSAAGPTFTPTPDLVVRVADSLRRTATFIHERRQCPSDGPDLFLAAEQALLLGHPLHPTPKSREGLSQAEACLYSPELRGSFPLHWLAVTPSLLATDSSWTERGRRVPAPQLMARLSETEPARPDGYALLPLHPWQLREACQRPEITALFDAGLLRDLGTLGSPWHPTSSVRTVYRSGSPAMLKLSLGLQITNSRRENLRKELHRGVEVHRLLRSGLSGQWRAAHPQFDIVRDPAWLAVDTPEGNPVPGLDVMIRHNPFSPSDDVSCVAGLVSPRPQAQTGNSSPAGMARHHPKPESQPLYSRLATVVTHLAGRTGRPREVVATEWFMRYLQQVVRPVLWLDAEAGIALEAHQQNTLVLLDADGWPAGGRYRDNQGYYFRESRRAELSERLPGIGERSDTFVSDEVTDERFAYYLAINNVLGLIGAFGSQRLADERLLLAAFRRFLSDVASGPARLHTSLPAHLLDSPVLRCKANLLTRLHGLDELVGPVDTQSVYVTIANPLHS; from the coding sequence ATGGAGCGGGTGCAGGGGCGGGAGCAGGAGAGAGTCCCGGAGCAGCGGAAAGCCCCTGTCGCCGAGTTCCCTCGCCGGGTCCGCGCTGACCTCCTGGAGCACTCCGACCCGGGCACCGCGGCCGAGGTAGCGGCCGTCGAGAACCTGCTGCGCTGCTGGGTGCGCGAATCCGGCATCCAGGCCCCCGACGACGGCACACTTCGTATCCCCCTGCGAGCCAGTGGCACTGCCCTATGCGCCCCGGTCCACTACTGGTCCCCGACGGGATGGCACCGCTTCGGTCTCCCGTCCCTCGCCGACGCCCCCGAACAATCCCCGCCGGCCGACGCGGTCACAGTCGCCGCACTACTCGCCAGGGAGACGCCCGAACGCGGGTACGACACGCCGGCCCAATCCGTGGCTCCGGGGGCTGCAACTGGGCTTGGGGGGTTGCCCCTTGCCTCCTCGGGTTCTGTGACGGTCACCGGATCAACGGCTCCTGCGCCAGTTTCCGCGCCCATGACCAGCACGCCGCCGGCTCCGGGTGCGGAGCCCGCGAAGACAACCGGCACGCCATGGGCGCTCGCCCCGGGACCTGCGGCGACGACCGGCGCCCCATTCCCTCGTGCCTCCATGTCCGCCCCGCCGGCTCGTCCCCCATCGGCTGCCGGCCCCACATTCACCCCCACGCCCGACCTCGTCGTCCGCGTCGCCGACTCCCTCCGTCGCACCGCCACCTTCATCCACGAGCGTCGCCAGTGCCCTTCCGACGGTCCCGACCTCTTCCTCGCGGCCGAGCAGGCGCTCCTGCTCGGGCATCCACTGCACCCGACTCCGAAGAGCCGCGAAGGTCTCTCCCAAGCCGAAGCGTGCCTGTACTCACCGGAGTTGCGCGGCTCCTTCCCCCTCCACTGGCTCGCGGTCACTCCTTCCTTGCTCGCCACGGACTCCTCCTGGACGGAGCGCGGTCGCCGTGTTCCCGCGCCACAGCTCATGGCAAGGCTCTCCGAAACTGAGCCGGCCCGGCCCGATGGCTACGCCCTCCTGCCACTGCACCCCTGGCAACTACGCGAGGCCTGCCAACGTCCAGAGATCACGGCCCTGTTCGACGCCGGACTCCTGCGCGACCTCGGCACGCTTGGTTCCCCATGGCACCCCACTTCCTCCGTACGCACCGTCTATCGGTCCGGCTCCCCAGCCATGCTCAAGCTGTCGTTGGGCCTGCAGATCACCAACTCCCGCCGCGAGAACCTCCGCAAGGAACTGCATCGCGGCGTCGAGGTCCACCGCCTACTGCGCAGCGGACTGTCCGGGCAGTGGCGGGCCGCCCACCCGCAGTTCGACATCGTCCGCGACCCGGCCTGGCTGGCGGTCGACACACCCGAGGGCAACCCCGTACCCGGACTCGACGTGATGATCCGGCACAACCCGTTCAGCCCGTCGGACGACGTCTCCTGCGTGGCAGGGCTCGTCTCGCCCCGGCCTCAGGCACAAACAGGCAACAGCAGCCCGGCGGGCATGGCGCGCCACCATCCGAAGCCGGAGTCGCAGCCCCTGTACTCACGACTGGCCACGGTCGTCACGCACCTTGCCGGCCGAACCGGTCGCCCTCGTGAGGTCGTTGCCACCGAGTGGTTCATGCGCTATCTGCAACAGGTCGTCCGGCCCGTGCTGTGGCTGGACGCGGAGGCAGGGATCGCCCTGGAAGCCCACCAGCAGAACACGCTGGTCCTGCTGGACGCCGACGGCTGGCCCGCGGGCGGCCGCTACCGCGACAACCAGGGCTACTACTTCCGCGAGTCCAGGCGCGCGGAACTCTCCGAGCGACTGCCCGGTATCGGTGAGCGCAGCGACACCTTCGTGTCCGACGAGGTCACCGACGAGCGTTTCGCCTACTACCTGGCGATCAACAACGTGCTCGGCCTCATCGGTGCCTTCGGTTCCCAGCGTCTCGCCGACGAACGGCTGCTGCTCGCAGCCTTCCGCCGTTTCCTCAGCGACGTCGCCTCCGGACCCGCCCGGTTGCACACCTCACTCCCAGCCCACCTGCTGGACTCACCGGTCCTGCGCTGCAAGGCCAATCTGCTGACCCGGCTGCACGGCCTCGACGAACTCGTCGGCCCGGTCGACACCCAGTCCGTCTACGTCACCATCGCCAATCCCCTCCACTCCTGA
- a CDS encoding GNAT family N-acetyltransferase: MPPTDASAHAVTAPSTDTGADTSPRTADGSTGPGTDSEDTLDLRLPDELVALFAAEADSGEARSRHEAMTSPVPSVTVAVDDLLDRVAGWGPVVTPVGMFHLVPVRVERDLPLISRWMNDPAVAEFWDLSGPQTVTESHLQAQLSGDGRSVPCLGVLEGTPMSYWEIYRADLDPLARHYPARPHDTGIHLLIGGVADRGRKLGSTLLRSVADLALDKRPACPRVIAEPDLRNTPSIAAFLSAGFRFSAEVDLPAKRAAFMVRDRSLRNLL; the protein is encoded by the coding sequence GTGCCTCCCACCGACGCCAGCGCACACGCAGTCACCGCCCCCAGCACCGACACGGGCGCGGATACGAGCCCCCGTACGGCTGACGGCAGTACCGGCCCGGGCACGGACAGCGAGGACACGCTGGATCTGCGTCTGCCGGACGAGCTGGTTGCGCTCTTCGCAGCGGAGGCCGACTCAGGCGAGGCACGGAGTCGGCACGAAGCGATGACTTCGCCCGTCCCTTCGGTCACCGTGGCCGTCGACGACCTCCTCGACCGTGTCGCCGGCTGGGGGCCGGTCGTCACTCCCGTGGGTATGTTCCACCTAGTCCCCGTGCGAGTAGAGCGGGACCTGCCGCTGATCAGCCGCTGGATGAACGACCCCGCCGTAGCGGAGTTCTGGGACCTGTCCGGCCCACAGACCGTGACCGAGAGCCACCTGCAGGCCCAGCTATCCGGTGACGGGCGGAGCGTGCCCTGCCTCGGAGTGCTGGAGGGCACACCTATGAGCTACTGGGAGATCTACCGGGCAGATCTCGACCCACTGGCCCGCCACTATCCCGCTCGACCTCATGACACCGGAATCCACCTCCTCATCGGCGGCGTCGCCGACCGTGGCCGAAAGCTCGGCAGCACCCTGCTCAGATCCGTGGCCGACCTCGCGCTCGACAAGCGGCCTGCCTGCCCACGCGTCATCGCGGAACCCGACCTTCGCAACACCCCCTCCATCGCAGCCTTTCTGAGCGCCGGCTTCCGGTTCTCCGCCGAGGTCGACCTGCCCGCCAAACGGGCCGCCTTCATGGTCCGAGACCGGTCCTTGCGTAATCTGCTATGA
- a CDS encoding ATP-dependent DNA helicase yields MTKPSLPELLHAAVTAVGGTERPGQVTMAEAVAEAIDDGSHLLVQAGTGTGKSLGYLVPALAHGERVVVATATLALQRQLAERDLPRTVEALHPLLRRRPEFAMLKGRSNYLCLHRLHEGVPQDEEEGLFDQFEAAAPTSKLGQDLLRLREWSDETETGDRDNLTPGVSDRAWAQVSVSSRECLGATKCAYGAECFAEMARERAKLAEVVVTNHALLAIDAIEGAPVLPQHEVLIVDEAHELVSRVTGVATGELTPGQVNRAVRRAAKLVNEKAADQLQTAAEGFERLMELALPGRLEEIPEDLGYALMALRDACRTVISGIGATRDKSVQDEDAVRKQALASVESVHDVAERITNGSEWDVVWYERHDRFGASLHVAPMSVSGLLREKLFADRSVVLTSATLKLGGDFNGVGASLGLAPEGTEGEDLPQWKSADVGSPFDYPKQGILYVAKHLSRPARDSDRADMLDELTELIQAAGGRTLGLFSSMRAAQLAAEELRSRIPEFPILLQGEETLGELIKNFAADPETCLFGTLSLWQGVDVPGSSCQLVVMDKIPFPRPDDPLMSARQKAVEDAGGNGFMAVAATHAALLMAQGAGRLVRASGDRGVVAVLDQRLATARYGSYLKASLPEFWYTTDRDQVRKSLAAIDAAAKKTEAE; encoded by the coding sequence ATGACGAAGCCCTCACTCCCCGAACTCCTGCATGCTGCCGTCACTGCCGTTGGCGGTACGGAGCGCCCCGGCCAGGTGACTATGGCCGAAGCCGTCGCGGAAGCGATCGACGACGGTTCCCATCTGCTGGTCCAGGCCGGCACCGGCACCGGAAAGTCGCTGGGCTACCTCGTGCCCGCGCTTGCGCACGGGGAGCGCGTCGTCGTGGCGACGGCCACTCTCGCCCTGCAGCGCCAGCTCGCCGAGCGGGACCTGCCGCGCACCGTCGAGGCACTGCACCCCTTGCTGCGCCGCCGCCCGGAGTTCGCGATGCTGAAGGGCAGATCGAACTACCTCTGCCTGCACCGTCTCCACGAGGGCGTCCCGCAGGACGAGGAGGAGGGACTCTTCGACCAGTTCGAGGCGGCCGCGCCCACCAGCAAGCTGGGTCAGGACCTGCTGCGGCTGCGCGAATGGTCCGACGAGACCGAGACCGGGGACCGCGACAACCTCACGCCCGGAGTGTCCGACCGGGCCTGGGCGCAGGTGTCGGTCTCCTCCCGGGAGTGTCTGGGTGCAACGAAGTGCGCATACGGCGCCGAGTGCTTCGCCGAGATGGCCCGTGAGCGTGCCAAGCTCGCAGAGGTTGTCGTCACCAACCACGCACTGCTCGCGATCGACGCCATCGAGGGCGCCCCGGTCCTGCCGCAGCACGAGGTACTGATCGTCGACGAGGCACACGAGCTGGTCTCCCGTGTCACCGGAGTGGCCACGGGCGAACTCACGCCCGGCCAGGTCAACCGAGCGGTGCGCCGCGCGGCGAAGCTTGTCAACGAGAAGGCAGCCGACCAGCTCCAGACCGCCGCCGAGGGCTTCGAGCGGCTGATGGAGCTGGCTCTGCCGGGCCGTCTGGAGGAGATCCCGGAGGACCTCGGGTACGCGCTCATGGCGCTGCGCGACGCCTGCCGAACGGTGATCTCCGGGATCGGCGCGACCCGCGACAAGTCCGTCCAGGACGAGGACGCGGTCCGCAAGCAGGCGCTCGCGTCCGTGGAGTCGGTGCACGACGTGGCGGAACGGATCACCAACGGCTCCGAGTGGGACGTCGTCTGGTACGAGCGCCACGACCGCTTCGGTGCCTCGCTGCATGTCGCCCCCATGTCCGTCTCGGGCCTGCTGCGGGAGAAGCTCTTCGCGGACCGCTCCGTGGTCCTGACCTCAGCAACGCTGAAGCTGGGCGGCGACTTCAACGGCGTCGGCGCTTCCCTCGGACTCGCTCCTGAAGGCACAGAGGGAGAGGACCTGCCGCAGTGGAAGAGCGCTGACGTCGGCTCGCCCTTCGACTACCCCAAGCAGGGCATCCTCTACGTCGCCAAGCATCTGTCGCGCCCCGCGCGGGACAGCGACCGCGCGGACATGCTGGACGAGCTGACGGAGTTGATCCAGGCAGCGGGCGGGCGCACCCTCGGCCTGTTCTCCTCCATGCGGGCCGCACAGCTCGCCGCCGAGGAACTGCGCTCCAGGATCCCGGAGTTCCCGATCCTCCTCCAGGGCGAGGAGACGCTCGGCGAGCTGATCAAGAACTTCGCCGCAGACCCTGAGACCTGCCTGTTCGGCACGCTGTCGCTCTGGCAGGGCGTCGATGTCCCGGGCTCCAGCTGCCAGCTGGTGGTCATGGACAAGATTCCGTTCCCGCGTCCCGACGACCCTCTGATGAGCGCCCGCCAGAAGGCGGTGGAGGACGCGGGAGGCAACGGCTTCATGGCGGTCGCAGCCACGCACGCCGCGCTCCTCATGGCCCAGGGCGCCGGGCGCCTCGTACGGGCGTCGGGCGACCGCGGCGTGGTCGCCGTACTGGACCAGCGGCTGGCCACCGCCCGCTACGGAAGCTATCTGAAGGCGTCGCTACCGGAGTTCTGGTACACGACGGACCGCGACCAGGTCCGCAAGTCGTTGGCGGCGATCGACGCGGCGGCGAAGAAGACAGAGGCCGAATGA
- the lexA gene encoding transcriptional repressor LexA, which produces MTTTADSATITAQDRSQGQLEPVHAMNEPVSPEGHKRSLPGRPPGIRADSSGLTDRQRRVIEVIRDSVQRRGYPPSMREIGQAVGLSSTSSVAHQLMALERKGFLRRDPHRPRAYEVRGSDQGASAQPTDTAGKPAASYVPLVGRIAAGGPILAEESVEDVFPLPRQLVGDGELFVLKVVGDSMIEAAICDGDWVTVRRQPVAENGDIVAAMLEGEATVKRFKREDGHVWLLPHNAAYEPIPGDDATILGKVVAVLRRV; this is translated from the coding sequence GTGACCACGACCGCAGACAGTGCCACCATCACTGCCCAGGACCGCTCCCAGGGCCAACTCGAGCCGGTGCATGCGATGAATGAACCCGTGAGCCCCGAGGGGCACAAGCGCTCCTTGCCGGGCCGACCTCCAGGCATCCGGGCGGACAGCTCCGGGCTCACCGACCGGCAGCGTCGGGTGATCGAGGTCATCAGGGATTCCGTACAGCGGCGCGGCTACCCGCCGTCGATGCGGGAGATCGGCCAGGCGGTCGGACTGTCCAGCACCTCCTCGGTCGCACACCAGCTGATGGCACTGGAGCGCAAGGGCTTCCTGCGCCGCGACCCACACCGCCCGCGCGCGTACGAGGTCCGCGGCTCCGACCAGGGCGCCTCCGCGCAGCCCACCGACACCGCCGGCAAGCCCGCCGCGTCGTACGTCCCGCTGGTGGGCCGTATCGCCGCCGGCGGCCCGATCCTCGCCGAGGAGTCGGTCGAGGACGTCTTCCCTCTCCCCCGCCAGCTGGTCGGTGACGGAGAGCTGTTCGTGCTGAAGGTCGTCGGTGACTCCATGATCGAGGCCGCGATCTGCGACGGCGACTGGGTCACGGTGCGCCGCCAGCCCGTCGCCGAAAACGGTGACATCGTCGCCGCGATGCTCGAGGGCGAGGCCACCGTCAAGCGCTTCAAGCGCGAGGACGGCCACGTCTGGCTCCTCCCGCACAACGCGGCGTACGAGCCGATCCCCGGCGACGACGCGACCATCCTCGGCAAGGTGGTGGCAGTGCTGCGGCGCGTGTGA
- the nrdR gene encoding transcriptional regulator NrdR codes for MHCPFCRHPDSRVVDSRTTDDGTSIRRRRQCPDCSRRFTTVETCSLMVVKRSGVTEPFSRTKVINGVRKACQGRPVTEDALAQLGQRVEEAVRATGSAELTTHDVGLAILGPLQELDLVAYLRFASVYRAFDSLDDFQAAIAELREGTRPAAADNDDREDTAAGSQEDDRGRGGTAEVPEPAHAAD; via the coding sequence ATGCACTGCCCCTTCTGCAGGCACCCTGACAGCCGTGTCGTCGACAGTCGTACGACCGACGACGGCACGTCCATCCGCAGGCGCCGCCAGTGTCCGGACTGCTCCCGTCGTTTCACGACCGTGGAGACGTGTTCGCTCATGGTGGTCAAGCGGTCCGGAGTCACCGAGCCTTTCAGTCGCACCAAGGTCATCAACGGCGTGCGCAAGGCATGCCAGGGGCGGCCTGTCACCGAGGACGCACTCGCCCAGCTCGGCCAGCGGGTCGAGGAGGCGGTGCGGGCCACCGGAAGCGCCGAACTGACCACCCACGACGTGGGTCTGGCCATACTCGGCCCGTTGCAGGAGCTCGACCTCGTCGCGTATCTGCGATTCGCCTCCGTCTACCGGGCGTTCGACTCGCTCGATGACTTCCAGGCCGCCATCGCGGAACTCAGGGAGGGGACGCGACCCGCCGCCGCGGACAACGACGACCGCGAGGACACCGCTGCGGGGAGCCAGGAAGACGACCGCGGGCGCGGAGGGACTGCTGAGGTCCCCGAGCCCGCCCACGCCGCCGACTGA
- a CDS encoding vitamin B12-dependent ribonucleotide reductase, with the protein MTETASGPARSSRAKGVKATKGLRIERIHTTPGVHPYDEVAWERRDVVMTNWRDGSVNFEQRGVEFPDFWSVNAVNIVTSKYFRGAVGSPQRETSLRQLIDRIVKTYRKAGEDYKYFASPADAEIFEHELAYALLHQIFSFNSPVWFNVGTPQPQQVSACFILAVDDSMESILDWYKEEGMIFKGGSGAGLNLSRIRSSKELLSSGGNASGPVSFMRGADASAGTIKSGGATRRAAKMVILDVDHPDIEDFIETKVKEEEKIRALRDAGFDMDLGGDDITSVQYQNANNSVRVNDEFMKAVEQGGKFGLRARMTGEVIEEVEAKSLFRKMAEAAWACADPGIQYDDTINHWHTCPESGRINGSNPCSEYMHLDNTSCNLASLNLMKFLKDDSKGNQSFDGERFAKVVELVITAMDISICFADFPTQKIGENTRAFRQLGIGYANLGALLMATGHAYDSDGGRALAGAITSLMTGTSYRRSAELAAVVGPYDGYARNASAHNRVMKQHADANAVAVRMDDLDTPIWAAATEAWQDVVRLGEKNGFRNAQASVIAPTGTIGLAMSCDTTGLEPDLALVKFKKLVGGGSMQIVNGTVPQALRRLGYQEEQIEAIVAHIADHGNVVDAPGLKHEHYEVFDCAMGERSISAMGHVRMMAAIQPWISGALSKTVNMPESATVEEVEEIYFEAWKLGVKALAIYRDNCKVGQPLSAKTKDKEKPAADTVTEKAEATIRETVEKVIEYRPVRKRLPKGRPGITTSFTVGGAEGYMTANSYPDDGLGEVFLKMSKQGSTLAGMMDAFSIAVSVGLQYGVPLETYVSKFTNMRFEPAGMTDDPDVRMAQSIVDYIFRRLALDFLPFETRSALGIHSADERQRHLETGSYEPSDDEMDVEGLAQSAPRTQELKAVAMPRAEVEAVKPAPMQAHTSAELVEMQLGIQADAPLCFSCGTKMQRAGSCYICEGCGSTSGCS; encoded by the coding sequence ATGACAGAGACGGCGAGCGGTCCGGCACGGAGTTCCCGCGCCAAGGGCGTCAAGGCGACCAAGGGACTGCGTATCGAGCGCATCCACACCACTCCTGGCGTGCACCCGTACGACGAGGTGGCCTGGGAGCGCCGTGACGTCGTCATGACCAACTGGCGCGACGGCTCGGTCAATTTCGAGCAGCGCGGCGTCGAGTTCCCCGACTTCTGGTCGGTGAACGCGGTCAACATCGTCACCAGCAAGTACTTCCGCGGTGCTGTCGGCAGCCCGCAGCGTGAGACCAGCCTCAGGCAGCTGATCGACCGCATCGTGAAGACGTATCGGAAGGCCGGCGAGGACTACAAGTACTTCGCCTCGCCCGCCGATGCCGAGATCTTCGAGCACGAGCTGGCGTATGCCCTCCTGCACCAGATCTTCAGCTTCAACAGCCCCGTCTGGTTCAACGTCGGTACCCCGCAGCCCCAGCAGGTCTCCGCCTGCTTCATCCTGGCGGTCGACGACTCCATGGAGTCGATCCTCGACTGGTACAAGGAAGAGGGCATGATCTTCAAGGGCGGCTCCGGTGCCGGCCTGAACCTCTCCCGTATCCGCTCCTCCAAGGAGCTGCTCTCCTCCGGTGGCAACGCCTCCGGCCCCGTCTCCTTCATGCGCGGCGCCGACGCCTCCGCCGGCACCATCAAGTCCGGTGGCGCCACCCGCCGTGCCGCCAAGATGGTCATCCTCGACGTAGACCACCCCGACATCGAGGACTTCATCGAGACCAAGGTGAAGGAAGAGGAGAAGATCCGCGCGCTGCGCGACGCGGGCTTCGACATGGACCTCGGCGGTGACGACATCACCTCCGTGCAGTACCAGAACGCCAACAACTCGGTCCGCGTGAACGACGAGTTCATGAAGGCGGTCGAGCAGGGCGGCAAGTTCGGTCTGCGTGCCCGGATGACCGGCGAGGTCATCGAAGAGGTCGAGGCCAAGTCCCTGTTCCGCAAGATGGCCGAGGCCGCCTGGGCCTGCGCCGACCCGGGCATCCAGTACGACGACACCATCAACCACTGGCACACCTGCCCGGAGTCCGGCCGTATCAACGGCTCGAACCCCTGCAGCGAGTACATGCACCTGGACAACACGTCCTGCAACCTCGCCTCGCTGAACCTGATGAAGTTCCTGAAGGACGACAGCAAGGGCAACCAGTCCTTCGACGGCGAGCGTTTCGCGAAGGTCGTCGAGCTCGTCATCACCGCGATGGACATCTCCATCTGCTTCGCGGACTTCCCGACCCAGAAGATCGGCGAGAACACGCGCGCGTTCCGCCAGCTCGGCATCGGCTACGCCAACCTCGGCGCCCTGCTGATGGCGACCGGTCACGCCTACGACTCGGACGGCGGCCGCGCCCTCGCCGGGGCCATCACCTCCCTGATGACCGGCACGTCGTACAGGCGCTCCGCCGAACTCGCCGCGGTCGTCGGCCCGTACGACGGCTACGCGCGCAATGCGAGCGCACACAACCGCGTCATGAAGCAGCACGCCGACGCCAACGCCGTGGCCGTCCGCATGGACGACCTCGACACTCCGATCTGGGCCGCCGCCACGGAGGCCTGGCAGGACGTGGTGCGCCTCGGCGAGAAGAACGGTTTCCGTAACGCCCAGGCGTCGGTCATCGCGCCGACCGGCACCATCGGTCTCGCGATGTCCTGTGACACCACCGGTCTTGAGCCCGACCTCGCCCTGGTCAAGTTCAAGAAGCTGGTCGGCGGCGGCTCGATGCAGATCGTCAACGGCACCGTCCCGCAGGCCCTGCGCCGCCTGGGCTACCAGGAGGAGCAGATCGAGGCGATCGTCGCCCACATCGCCGACCACGGCAATGTCGTCGACGCCCCGGGCCTCAAGCACGAGCACTACGAGGTGTTCGACTGCGCCATGGGCGAGCGCTCCATCTCCGCGATGGGCCACGTCCGCATGATGGCCGCGATCCAGCCATGGATCTCCGGCGCCCTGTCCAAGACGGTCAACATGCCGGAGTCGGCGACCGTCGAGGAGGTCGAGGAGATCTACTTCGAGGCCTGGAAGCTGGGCGTCAAGGCGCTCGCCATCTACCGCGACAACTGCAAGGTCGGCCAGCCGCTCTCCGCCAAGACCAAGGACAAGGAGAAGCCCGCGGCCGACACTGTCACCGAGAAGGCCGAGGCGACCATCCGCGAGACGGTCGAGAAGGTCATCGAGTACCGCCCGGTCCGCAAGCGCCTCCCGAAGGGCCGTCCCGGCATCACCACGTCCTTCACGGTCGGCGGCGCCGAAGGCTACATGACGGCCAATTCCTACCCGGACGACGGCCTGGGAGAGGTCTTCCTGAAGATGTCCAAGCAGGGTTCGACCCTCGCGGGCATGATGGACGCCTTCTCCATCGCGGTCTCCGTCGGCCTCCAGTACGGCGTGCCGCTGGAGACGTACGTCTCGAAGTTCACCAACATGCGCTTCGAGCCGGCCGGCATGACGGACGACCCGGACGTGCGGATGGCCCAGTCGATCGTCGACTACATCTTCCGTCGCCTGGCGCTGGACTTCCTGCCCTTCGAGACGCGCTCCGCGCTCGGCATCCACTCCGCCGATGAGCGTCAGCGCCACCTGGAGACCGGTTCGTACGAGCCTTCCGACGACGAGATGGACGTCGAGGGCCTGGCCCAGTCGGCGCCGCGCACCCAGGAGCTGAAGGCCGTCGCCATGCCGCGTGCCGAGGTCGAGGCGGTCAAGCCCGCCCCGATGCAGGCCCACACCAGCGCCGAGCTGGTGGAGATGCAGCTGGGCATCCAGGCCGACGCCCCGCTGTGCTTCTCCTGCGGCACGAAGATGCAGCGGGCCGGCTCCTGCTACATCTGCGAGGGCTGCGGGTCGACCAGCGGCTGCAGCTGA